Below is a window of Apodemus sylvaticus chromosome 5, mApoSyl1.1, whole genome shotgun sequence DNA.
tttcctttaattAGAGAACTTGGTGGTAATACCTTGGAAATTCTGAGCTGAGTCACTTCCTCCTGCCCTCATCTGCATGGAACAATCCCCAGATGTTTGCTCCTGTCTCAATACTCCACACACTTCAGAAGAGTTGAGTAGCCTAACCTTGTGGGGCTATCTTTCCTCAACCAGCGACCCCAGCATTTCCCCGACATACGTCTTGTctcacctttctttttcttaaggaaGCCATTGAGCTTCTCCTCGAATTCCATGCAGACTTTAGGTCTTAAGTTTCCAATCATGCAGAAGTCTCTAAAGTCTGATGGCTCTAAGAAAGCAGACAGTTGTGCTAGGTTTAGCTCCTTCACAGATTtccatcttcctttcctccctctgaacTCATGCATCCCTCTGTCTAAAACGAAGGTATTGCTCTAGAAGGTTCCTAAGATTGGCGAAGAGGAAAGTCCCCCACACCCTAAGCTGAGAGTTGAGAGTGAATGACTTAGATAATCAACAGTATGGATGGAGGGATGAGTGGTGTAGCGTCCTGGCCCTGGCCCTCCCAGTCCTGAGCTCCTCCTCCCTATCTGTCAGGACAGTGGACAGCAGTGGGACCGATGATCCCCAAGCCAGTGGTTTGCAGCCCCAGTACAGAGCGGACACAGACATTTTGGATATCATGGTCCTTCAGGACAAGGGTGGGCGAACGGCAATGTCCATTGCtgtttattctttcatttcactGAAGGAGCAGTAGCTGGGTCCCAGGCCTCTCACAGTGCAGTCAGTGCTGTCGCTGTCACACTTGCCACACTGACATTCGGTGGCTACTGGATACGTGTAGAAGGAGTCTGAGTGACGGGCACAGCCAGGCAACCTTACGGTCTCGTACACCAGTTCCTTGAAGGTACATACTTTCTGGGTGTTGGGTCTAGCTGGGTCCTTATACACCAGATCCTGAGGAGTTCAGCAAAGGGGGGACAAGGATAAGACAGTAATTTAATTCTGCATGCTGTCACATTTAACTATTAAAACCCACATAATCACACAGACCATTCAGTGTCTATTATTTTCCAATTCTTCTGAAACATTTTCTAATTGTTCTGGAAGTCTTACAGAAAGTGTAAGTCATTGCTTTCCTAATTTCTATGTCCATATCATAATATTAGTTGTTAAAATGCAAAGGCACTTTATCAATATAGAATGATGAAAAGAACATAATGGCTTAGAATTTTTGCTGTCTTTTCATACTTAATTGAAAGATATGTTAATGGCAACTTAAACTAAAAATCTTACAGCTTGACTTTCAGAAAAGGTATATATTGTTTtgcatttataaaaaataaaataatattatatgaatattaatGTTTATCATTATACAATCAACATATATATCATTAAATATTATATGTTTCTGAACTTTTGTAATATGCTAATCATTCTATTGCTTGGAAGACAATTTTCCTCTTTTAAGTGATACTTTGTAGTGATATTACCTTTAAAGAACATATTCTTTGCGTataagaatttttttcaaaaacagcaCATTTTTCCTTCTAGCACTTTCCAGTGGAGAGTTTATTTGtgctgaggaaagaaaatacagcTGCCTCTCTTTTTACTTTGGTGTCACGTTACCTAATTGATAGCCTAGAAATGGGCAACACATTGTATAGAAGTGGAGTCTGATCAAactcttttattattaaataaagtgCATTTCATCAGAAATTTCTACTTTTTATAAGGTGCTATTTGTGTCTTCATGTAACATAGATACATATTTGAAATTATCTCTGTGTCAAAGTCAATGCCACTGTTATAAAAATTGCCAGCATAGGAAATATTGGAGTTCTTTTATGATTAAATATATATAGTTCCTATTTATCTCTCTACATACAAAATATGGCatagaaataatttatatttatagtcaGCATGTTACCAAGTACATCTAGTTCTAAGATTTACTAAGTTCATTCAAATCAAATCCCAGCCTCAAACTGACATCCTCATTATTAACCCACTCACAACACAATATTAACTATAGAACTTGTACTATTCCTTAGGAAATTCAGATATTGTTAAAGTGAGAATTCATCAGTCTTGTCTCATACAGCTTCCCAGTACCCTGCCTCCAGCAGAGCACAGGACCTACCCTGGTGTAGCAGTATCCCACACACCAAGCACAGCAGAGCACAGGACCTACCCTGGTGTAGCAGTATCCCGCACACCAAGCACAGCAGAGCACAGGACCTACCCTGGTGTAGCAGTATCCCGCACACCAAGCACAGCAGAGCACAGGACCTACCCTGGTGTAGCAGTATCCCGCACACCAAGCACAGCAGAGCACAGGACCTACCCTGGTGTAGCAGTATCCCGCACACCAAGCACAGCAGAGCACAGGACCTACCCTGGTGTAGCAGTATCCCGCACACCAAGTGGTGTTGATGCTTATGCAGAAACGGCACTCTTCCTTCTCTACTGAGATGGTGATGTTGGTCAGTTCACAGCTATGGCAGCAGATTGCTTTCCAGCACCAGAGTAAGATGCAAAGCTGGATCGACTTCATCATGGTCTGGGAAGCAAACAGCTATGTCCTGGTAGCAAAAGAGAAATCAAATCATTAAAATTACTGTGAACACTGACCAGCTGAGAAGTAGTTAGCCTACCCATCCTTCTCAAACATTCTGCTCGAGCACTGAGTTTTTACTTTTTGCTTCATAGGTCAATAGTCCTCCttatttttggggggggaggggtgttgggATAGGATTATGGTAGTATAAAAGTAGAGACATATAAAAACTCCAATACGATGATTTAACCAAAGCAGTATTTGCAGatggaattattattttaaagttattacTCTAATCAGATAATTGTGATCCTTATATTTGGCACTTCATTAACAGTTTTTAGATAGTAGTttgtttaaaaggaagaaaaatttacacaatataattgtatctttatttttatcacaaTTTAAACATGTTTCTGTTTGCTCACATCTATTGACAAAGAGTCAATGTCAGAAGCTAGGCAAACTGCTCTATAAGTCAGAGTCTTCATAACTGTACATTGACCATATTGAAGAAACCAAGTTAACAAGAATAAGTTTCTGTACAGCAGCGACAGAGAATTCCTATcccttttttaaatcttaaaggtCTGCAATTTTCAAAGTAGCTGTCCTTGTTGCATCAAGTGCTGAGACTCACCTTTGCAGTCAGCTGTCTCTTCTGGGGAAAGCTGAACACTGAGTCAAGTCACACCTCATCTTTTATACAAACTTAACAC
It encodes the following:
- the Fshb gene encoding follitropin subunit beta, translated to MMKSIQLCILLWCWKAICCHSCELTNITISVEKEECRFCISINTTWCAGYCYTRDLVYKDPARPNTQKVCTFKELVYETVRLPGCARHSDSFYTYPVATECQCGKCDSDSTDCTVRGLGPSYCSFSEMKE